The DNA window GCGTCGCGAGATATGCAATTCAACGCAGTGCTATTAATTTCCATGCTGAAAAGAGGAACTTCTGATGGTCCACTAAGATTGAGAATCGACTTTGGTGACTCATTTTCTTGATCGGTTTGATCGGTAAGAGACAGTTTTGTAGCCTTGCATGCAAAACCATTAGCAACCGGATTTGAAACTTCGGTCACTAAAGATTCTTTTGTACGAGTAGCTTCCCAGAAACTTTGCATactattattttctgcctttttatCTGGAACTTCTGCCTTTTTATCTGGAACTTCGGGGAGTTGGGATTCTGAAAAATCTAGAAAATCAGTAGTAACTTGGGGAATCCCATGGAATAACCATTCTTCATCATCTGAGAAATAATCTGCAGAATCATCTGCAACTGCCTCTGGGACCTCAGATGCTAATGATGCTTTTGTACAGGTAGTCTCTGAAAACTCTTGGAAACTGGTTTTGAGTTTCTTAACTGGAACATCTGTTGTCGTAGATTCAGATTCTAGATCTTCAGCAATAACTTCAGGGATTACATGCAATAACCGTTCATGCTCCTCCGGTCTCTTAAGCTTTTCCCTTCTTTGAAGGTACCCGTCCAACGTGCTTCCAATAGATTAAGGAATACCTATCTTATAAAAGTTTTTTACTACAAAGAATTTCCAAACAAAGCATATATCATAATACTCGTGACAAAAAGTCAGAATCCTAATACAAAATGTTCATCACTTTAATTGACTGATATCTTATTCATGAGTCATAGAAAATGATTATTATCTACTATGAAGCTAGGAGTCGAATTAACAAACTGTGAAAAATCTACTAGAGAACAAATTTAGCTGTATAACAAGTATTGCATAATGCATTAACAAGGTTCGGTGCCAAAATTCACTACATATTCTGAAGCAAAACAGGAATATAGAGACATTACCATGgcatagaaaaaaattattactaTCAGTTAAATATCAGAAAAGGATATTCTCTTCGCCAACCCTTTTCATTTGCTCGGTCAATAAGATTCTGCAATAGAGCAAGTTCTCTTGCAAGCCACTGTCGCAGATTCATCACATAACAAGAAAGCAGAAAAGTTAGGCAAAGAATCAGGCACATATTTCAAAAGAACAAACACAAATTATAATTTGAAACCGGATGTGCAGCAGTTTTACTTTACACAAACAAGAGAGGTGTATGCATATAAGAACATTTTAAATAGGTAGACTGAAATTATCATTCAGAAAGACATCAACAAGTACAAGGAATATATATAACTTTATAAGGTATAGATATAGCGTGTATAAAATGAATAGTATCTAAGGAGAGACAATAACCTGTCACTTTATAAGATGTGCAAGCCAAGAAACTGTAAGAAATttactgaaattaaacatgaggGAATAAATCATAATGCAAAGGTTATTGCTTACATGTTTAGTTATATCCTCATGCAACACTCTAGCCTTTTCCTCCAAATCCACCTaccataaaacaaaacaaaaaaaattgtcatAATTTTTAGATACAATAAAGCACCAGACATAGACTTGCAGCAAGAAAACTGATCATTCTAGTTCTGCAAGGATTCCATTAATTGGAATGATTCAGTGTCAGAGTACTGAGAAAAACGTACAATCGTAGGTTTCTTGAGTAAGCCGTCTTTAATTCTTCTATGCAAATCATCGCACTCTTCCTGAAACCAAAGTCATATATTAAAAAACCCAAAATTTTAAAACCACAAAAAACTGATATAATGTACCATTATGATGCATAGCTGTTCCCCCACCATTCATTTTCTTAATTAGCATTTGGTATAACTTTATGTTGCATAGATATTTCCATTTGTGAAATATTTTAAGTTTTATAACTCCGCCACATCCATGACTAAACCTCACATTATTCAAAAAGTATATTATTTAGGTAGGCTAATAATGACAGTACTGAAGAGAATCAGCATGCTGAAATACCAATAAATAATCAACTTCCAGTTAACACAGGCTTATGTAAAAGTCAATAAAGTAATCCAGCACTAATTTTTTACAAATTGATTAAGAGAAATGATTACAGAGTGAACTCAACATTTCAGGCTGGAGCTAACAACTTATTTTGGTACATGAAAATTCAGCGGCAGAAAAGTTGCCCCATTATAAGTGTAAAGCATGGCACAAGCTATTGAAAATGGTACTTAAGTTACGATTGACTTGCCAATGAAGGGTTTCACTAACACGAACCAAGCCAAGGACCTTTGAGTTAATAATACAATATGATCCTACTTGTTGAGCTAATCTTCAAAGGAAGAGACCATAGTTTCTACTAAATAAAGCTAACAAATAGTAAGATAATTCAGCAGTACCTCAGAGAAATTATCGTCTGATAGCATATTAATGGTAATGTCTTTAATGAAACCAGAAGCTTGCAAGCGAATTTCCCCATCGACTCCTGAGCCCTTCTTTATACCTGAAATATATTCAAGAAATAATTATATTtcagttaattaaaaaaaaatcatgatcTATGTTTTCTATATCTGCCATATATAACTGTATTTGTAGCAGTAAAAATGACTTCGGAAGGAGATCAAATGGAATAAGATTATTTAGTTCACTGCTACACATTGTTAATGGTCTAAATCGTTCAATTAGAATAATATAACATCCAACACGTGACACACAGTAATGACATCAAAAGAATAAGCTAAATTGAATTAACACACTCTAATGCAGTTGATGAGCATACCTTCGAAAGCAGCTTGTACAATTAAaagtcataaaaaaaaaaaaaaagaataagcgACTGTTAGAATGCAATGGCATAATCTACAAAAACTAGTCAAATCACCTTTTACTTGCAGAAGCAGGTGTGAGTTTTTCTGAAGGTAGTCATTTGGGTCACACTTGATTCTTATGAAACTTCGAACTACTTTGGTCTCAAAAGTTTCAAGGTCCTTTAAAAGTTCCTCAACTAGACTCCTCTTTAAATAAACAAGCTTGATGTTGGAAGAATTGATAGCGGCAAAACAGCTTCTTGGTTTTTCCACAACATGTTTCCTCGGTTGGCTCTTCCTCTCCGAAGGCGCTGGTTTGGGGATTTCACATGCATATTCATCAACATCTGAGTCAAACAGAATGTCTTCATCAGATTGTCCACAGTTTTCTAAATAGTGTGACTCAAGAAAGTTACTAATCTTTATCCGGTTAATGCTCTTCCTTCCGAACAACAACTGGAGCCTAACATCACACAGAATTCTTTTCTTATTTGTAGGCTTAAGAAGGTTATTCTGCTTAACATAATCATTTATAATTTTAGTGACGTCACTTTGACTTATCTTGCTGCTTGTATCTCTACCAATGGATTTGAGAAACTGAATAAGGGAAGTTGATCCCCATCCATTGTATTTGTATTCCTTTTTCTTTGATTTGTtgtatttccttttctttctcaCACAGTTTTGAACCTCTCCATTAATTTCCTCTGCCCAGTCAAAACCAGATTGTGCTCCATTATCCATCCTTCCTATCATTACCCTAAACTCAGCCGGCTCCTCTGCAGATACCCCTTCAGCTAGTTACCAAATCTGTCCATCTCCACGCTTTTCACCTCtgtcaaatttatttttaaaaagaaagaaatcaattgGCAGCagaaaatggtaaaaaaatataacaaaaaaataacacCTCGA is part of the Vicia villosa cultivar HV-30 ecotype Madison, WI linkage group LG2, Vvil1.0, whole genome shotgun sequence genome and encodes:
- the LOC131653262 gene encoding uncharacterized protein At5g08430-like; the protein is MIGRMDNGAQSGFDWAEEINGEVQNCVRKKRKYNKSKKKEYKYNGWGSTSLIQFLKSIGRDTSSKISQSDVTKIINDYVKQNNLLKPTNKKRILCDVRLQLLFGRKSINRIKISNFLESHYLENCGQSDEDILFDSDVDEYACEIPKPAPSERKSQPRKHVVEKPRSCFAAINSSNIKLVYLKRSLVEELLKDLETFETKVVRSFIRIKCDPNDYLQKNSHLLLQVKGIKKGSGVDGEIRLQASGFIKDITINMLSDDNFSEEECDDLHRRIKDGLLKKPTIVDLEEKARVLHEDITKHWLARELALLQNLIDRANEKGWRRELDGYLQRREKLKRPEEHERLLHVIPEVIAEDLESESTTTDVPVKKLKTSFQEFSETTCTKASLASEVPEAVADDSADYFSDDEEWLFHGIPQVTTDFLDFSESQLPEVPDKKAEVPDKKAENNSMQSFWEATRTKESLVTEVSNPVANGFACKATKLSLTDQTDQENESPKSILNLSGPSEVPLFSMEINSTALNCISRDASAVNQWSSVSVQQQPAKETNFAYKMDGVSMTAKSNEFHIGNKISQAPTVNQVRPAQVQVIELSDDDDDEESEKPSTIKPLHETPSTINRVHENLNTVNRVRENLNTVRPVPAEELQALVWHYRDPQGQVQGPFSIVALKGWRDAHYFTPDFKVWRAGQSQDQSVLLKNILPKFFPFG